From Ananas comosus cultivar F153 unplaced genomic scaffold, ASM154086v1, whole genome shotgun sequence:
atatatatatatatatatagagagagagagagagagagagagagagagtgaggctactatgctatcggaagcacggagccttccatgcttccagctcgttttcgatgttgcgactttcgaatcgtcgatcggctccgctaaacttgatctagagtatttggagtacctagaaaataaattttattatttttcgatatcatttgcctagtgatcgaatgggctcaaaatcaacaaatttcaatagccgtagtgagccgttcgcaagtttaacggtgtagaaatatccaaatcacgtgaaattttgatagaaaattctttatactatataaaacaagatcaatatctttgatttaaaattttaatgtcatattattatattttgtaagatttttattttcagccgttgattttgagccccttcgttcactaggcaaatgatatcgtaaaatcataaaatttattttctagatacttcaaatactctagatcaagtttaacggagccgatcgacgattcgaaagtcgcaacatcgaaaacgagctagaagcacggaaggctccgtgcttccgatagcatagtagtaccttatatatatatatatgtatatatatatatatatatatattatatattatatattatatataaaggttGAGATGAAATTATTGCCGACAAAATTTGCCTTCAAGaagagatttaaatttataatagtaCTTTAAATATATCGTgtttatcattatatatatttttgttacatTAAATACAATTTGATTAATTGCTCATGGTTTTAACTTATttatctattctttttttttctttcggtctattaattttttaattttacaagtaatttttaatttttatttttaattatgttattttaACCGTAATTCAATTAAAGTTATCCTTGCAGATTTTAGCGTAACATGGCAGGAGGGCATAATTaaatgatttttaatttttattgaatacatatattttacaaTGGCCGATGattgaataataattaaatcatggatttgatgttaaaatttaaatataaaattatttataagaaGCTGGATGAAAGATTgagattaaaattaatatttcttctaaaaatttttattatttattaaatacctttgtaaaaaaagaagaagaaattttaaatcggttcatcaataattttatgatttatttatttattataatttataactgTAGGTTTGGCTCTTCCGTAAACAaattaagtttatatatatatattatattttatattatatattatatgagtaGGAACTACTGTGCTTATTAGGAGCACCCTTATATCGTAACTTTGTAAACACCTATCAGTTTTGATGGGTggctagaaagagagaggataGAAATATGAGAGAAATTGgtgatttaatttatattctctgttgatttcttcttcaaatatttttttcttttttttaaccatccatcaaaattaatgaaGTGATAGAAAGTAGAAGCAAGAGCTGCTGTGCTCATAATAGAACAGTAGCCGtgcgttatatatatatatatatatattaatataatatatatatatataatataattaaagttGAATTTATATTAtgcaccaaactattggtgctattagtttttgaTACTTGGATTAAAAATATGCGGTTTGTGATGATGGTGGAACCTTTTAGGGTTTTACTATGtatgctattagttttttagtatTGGATTAAAAATGTGCGGTTGTTGATGATATGAATTcttttaggattgagtgggtggtttaGTTTAGTTGAATGGCATATAATAAAGGGTAAACATTAATCAGAAGAGTTAATCTAACGGTttaaaaaactcgatagcagcCAAATTTTGGTGCTACGATAgtgaacaagaaaaagaaaaaattgaagacacttaatttttttcaatgtCTCTTGTCTTCTCACTTTTGATTGTAATTAGTATGATATTCTAGAATTGGAACTAAACTTAGTGAGAAATAAAACGGCAATTTTTAGATTCCGAGGAACAAATAACATGCATCACTGCTGTATATTAATGCAGGGACgtggagaaagaggaagaggtggTGCTTCCCAACGGCATCAGGTACTACGAGATGAGAGTCGGCGGTGGCGACACCCCGCGGCAGGGAGACTTGGTTGTAATAGAACTCCAAGGTAGAGTAATTAGAGACAATGGAAGCGGCGGCAGCGGTGTGTTTGTGGACACGTTCGGGGAAGGGAAGAGGCCGCTGGCGCTGGTGATGGGGTCGAGGCCGTACACGAGGGGGATGTGCGAAGGGGTGGAGTACGCGCTGCGGTCGATGAGGGCCGGCGGCAAGCGGCGGGTGATATTGCCACCGGAGCTCGGGTTCGGGGACGACGGCGCCGACTTCGGTTCGGGTGTGCGAGTGCTGCCAGGAGCCACGCTCGAGTTCATTGTGCAGGTTGACAAGGTGTCCATTGCGCCGTCTTGAGGTCCTCCTCAGGTGCCATTAATAAGTAGTAGGTAGAATTTAAATcatccttttctctctttcttccgtTCAAAACTATGTAATC
This genomic window contains:
- the LOC109704458 gene encoding peptidyl-prolyl cis-trans isomerase FKBP17-2, chloroplastic-like, whose translation is DVEKEEEVVLPNGIRYYEMRVGGGDTPRQGDLVVIELQGRVIRDNGSGGSGVFVDTFGEGKRPLALVMGSRPYTRGMCEGVEYALRSMRAGGKRRVILPPELGFGDDGADFGSGVRVLPGATLEFIVQVDKVSIAPS